A single region of the Deltaproteobacteria bacterium genome encodes:
- a CDS encoding PilZ domain-containing protein, with translation MRVDRHRECIRLHTEMAVADCQLEDGPKRWPVSILTSHSAIEGEAEDISPTGIVISSQQFLPPGHTFSMMIGVPNRMPLNVTGRVVWMTVKSCDNKTLRFGIGVQFLSISKRDQQVLKGQILGH, from the coding sequence ATGAGAGTGGATAGACACAGAGAGTGTATACGTTTGCATACTGAAATGGCAGTTGCTGACTGCCAGCTCGAAGACGGGCCAAAAAGGTGGCCGGTCTCCATCCTGACTTCCCACAGTGCGATAGAAGGCGAAGCCGAAGATATCAGTCCAACTGGTATTGTCATCTCTTCGCAGCAGTTCCTTCCACCCGGGCACACCTTTTCAATGATGATCGGTGTCCCGAATCGCATGCCCCTGAATGTAACCGGCAGAGTGGTCTGGATGACTGTAAAGAGCTGTGACAACAAGACGCTACGCTTTGGAATCGGCGTGCAGTTCCTCTCTATTTCTAAAAGAGATCAGCAGGTCTTGAAAGGTCAGATTCTAGGTCACTAG